The genomic region CATTGTCCCGATCATATCCGAGATCACTCAATGGGATTTTACATTCGGGGAACTGAGAGTCGAAGACATGTTTGGTTGTCTTGGCAGGGAACTTCCGTCCGCTCCTAGCCATAGCCAAAATGATCTCAGGAGTAACTACCTCTCCCAAACGCCAAGCTTCTACCCGAACACCGCGGTAGTCCAGTAACATTGCTGGCAATATCCTCAATTGAAGCCGCTTGGCGACAGCCAGTCTATGATGGCCATCCATTACGAAAAGCTCTCCCTTATGGACTGCAATTGGAGTCTTCCAGAATTTGGCTTGGAGAATCTCTTCTTCAAGCTCAAGAACTTGTCGGCAATCAACCTCTTCCGTCGGAGTCAAATCGTTGGGCTGTAAGAGATAGTAGCGCATTCGAGTATAACCTCCGGTAGTAAAATACCTAATGTGTAGCCGGAACCTCGATTACTTAGTGATGGCGTGCGAAGGTCCGACGGATCGCGCAGGATCAAAGACGAATAAAGCTTCTTCATTCCGGCCTGCCTTTTCCAAGCTCCGGCGATGATGCAGATCACTCTCTGGTGAGGAAGGCGACTTTTTCCAAGACCAGCAGACTTCGATCGAACAAATGCTTCATGCCTCGTTCGCCTGCGTTGATCGCTTCCACAATCAGGCGTGCACTAAGGCAAAGCCGCAACGCGGCAACCTGGACGCCCTCAAGCTCGCCGCAAGGAACCGGTTGTCCAACTTCGCAACGAACTGACAACATTGAGTCACCGGGCGTCTTGGCTTTCACGGTCGAATCCTGGCACAAATGATCGTAGATCCTCTTGGTCTGCGGGACAGCCACCGGATTTCTCCCCGCACGTCGACATACGTGAAACAGTATAAAAGGAAAAATTGTCGGTAGTTCGTCCCAAGAATTGTGAGTGACGGGCAGATGGCGTTGTAAGGTCGGTTGCTCTAACAGCTGAAAATTAGGCGCATTGTTCAGCCAGGAGGTAACCTCCTTATGAAAGTCAAACACGACGCTTTGGACATCTTCCTCTGAAACACTACGGAAAGCACGCAACTCCACGAGCGCAGCTTCCCACCGCAAAAGTAAACCAAAATTACTGGCTTCCGGGAGTGACTGAGCGCCTGCCCAATTTCGTGGCCAGTCTGCCCGGCAAGACTTCGCTCCTGGTATAGGGTGTAGTGGCCGTTTCTTCAAACGGCACGCCAGCGACTCAGGAACCAAGAGCATTGCCGAAAAGGCTGGACCTCCCAAAAACTTGGATCCAGTAACTATCACCAAGCAGCCGATGGTAAGGTAGGTTTGCAGCGTCTTCGGTGCCAATCGAAATTGAGATGCATCGATGAGAATTTCAACACTATCGCGCCAGCGACGCTTCAAATCCAGCGCCTTGCTCGGAGTTGGAGCCAGTACGCCGGTTTTCGAAACGTCAGTCAACACAATCAAAATACGACTGTACCGCGTTATCGCAGCCGATACTATTGCCTCAAGCTCATCATCGACGGCCGCAATGGGGCGGAGACGGGCACCTTCCATGCGAACTGCTATCGATCTAACATCAATTGGATCGGCTGGATTAACCCTTATTCCACCACTCTCGCGGTGCGGAGAATGCATACCGCCAGCCAGAGCATGACCGATCCCACTCCCCGTCTCCTCCGATTGGACCATAATTGCCAATGTCTTTGCGACGGCGCTTCCTGCGACCAATTTGGAGGCGAGCATGTGAGCGTCGGTGCCAGAAGGGGAAACGATGAGTTCTAGCCCTTGAATATGCTCCAAACCGCATAAGCCAATGAATTCGGTGCGAAGTCTGTCGATCTCTTCTAGATAAAGTTCTTCCGGTGCCCGTCCATGCAAGGTCTGCAATATCCTTTGGCGTAGTTTTTCCGCAGCTGAGAATCCGATGTCAGAAATCGTAGATGCGGTCGCGGAACCAAATGAGAATATTTCCCGGTCGGGAAGTGGTTTACGACCGTACTTATTTGTCATTTGACCAGCATCAAGTTCGATCCGCTCGTCACCCCCCAAGGTTAACAACTCAGCGGTCGAAGGAAGGTGAGTATTCAGGTGGGATAGCCGCTCTGTCATTTGACATCCAGATTTCTGTTCGGGTGGGTAGTCGGCGAATTGTTTAAGGCTGCTGACAGTTGGCGCGCCAAGACCCGCCGGTTTTCCGGAACAGCCATCATCGTCACGTGATCGCCTGGAACGGGCACAGCCTGGATAAACTCCGCGCCCAAAATTCGATCCCAGCCGCGCATTGGTGAACTTGCGTCCGGCCCTGCCGGAAGTCGCGCCCCTCGGCTAAAAGAGTGCTCCAGAGCATAAAATTGGTGCACGCTGACTGGCAGTGATGGCATCTCATACGAATGCACAGCTTGGTGAAATTGCGCGTATCTGATGGCGTCATAGTAGAGATCTGGTCTACCGACGACCGCACCGATTTGTCGCGCTTTCTCAAACAACTGCTCAACGGAACTCTGCCCGGCCGATTGGCGCAGCACCTCGAACCCCTCATCACCCAGCGACTCCAGAGGTTCAAAGATCATTTGCAAAGCGATTTCTGTATCCGTCATCGCAGGCGACATCGCCGGGATTGGCACATCGATGAATGCCATAAATGAAACCGTTTCTTCCAGATTGAGCAGGCGCTCGGCGAGCGCATACGCCAGTACAGCCCCAGAGGAATACCCGGCAAATCGATATGGTCCCCGTGGCTGCACTTTGCGTACTGCGTGCGCTACTTTTGTTGCAATCTCTTCAAGGCTTGCTCGACGAGCTTCCTCAAATGGCGGCCAAGGCAAAGCGTAGACATGGCAATCTATGTCCATCTCTCTGACTAAGCGGAACACATATGAGCAGTCGCCATAACCTGTCGGAACAAAGAAGACTGGCGCTTGCGACCCTATCGTGCGAACCGGTAGCACACCGGGTGTATAATGGGATGAGTCCAACTCGATCTTCGGAGCGAGGTCTTTGAGGATCGGGGCATCAAAAATGCTGCTGGCGCTGACCTTCATCCCAAGGGCTAACGCTTGGGCGAGCACGCGCACCGCCAACAATGAGTGGCCGCCGAGTTCGAAGAAGTTGTCGTGGCGCCCGACCTGCTCGACGCCGAGAAGCTCGGCCCAGATCCCGGCCAGCAGCGTCTCGATCTCGCCCTGCGGCGCCTCGTAGGCCCGACGCGCATAGGCATCGTCGTCGGGGACCGGCAGCGCCTTGCGGTCGAGCTTGCCGTTCACCGTCAGCGGCAGTGCATCCAGCCGCACGAAGGCCGACGGCACCATGTAGTCCGGTAGCAGGCCACCCAGATGCGCCCGCAACGACGCAGCAAGCCCGGCGCCATCGGCTTCGGCCGACCCGTCCGTCGTCTTCGCAACCACATAGGCGACGAGCCGCTTGTCGCCCGCCGCATCCGCGTGCGCCACCACCGCGGCATCGCCGACAAGCTCATGCTCCAGCAGCCGGGCGGCGATCTCGCCCGGCTCGATGCGGAAGCCGCGGATCTTCACCTGGTCGTCATTGCGGCCCAGAAACTCGAGATTGCCGTCCGGCAGGTAGCGCGCCAGGTCGCCGCTCCGGTACATCCGGGCGCCGGCCTTGCCGCTGAACCGATCCGCCAGGAACCGCTCCGCCGTCAGATCCGGACGGTTCAGGTAGCCGCGCGCCACCCCCGCCCCGCCGATATAAAGCTCACCAACCGCCCCAAACGGGACGGGTGCGCCATGACCGTCAAGCACATAAAGCCGCGTGTTCGCAATCGGACGGCCGATCGGCACATACCGGTGAGGCGCCTCAATTCTCGTGTCGGTAAGAAAGGTGGTCGCCCAAATCGTAGTCTCCGTCGGACCATAAAGATTTCTGAGAGATTTTACCCTTCTGCCGAGGTTCGAGGCCAGTTCTGAAGGCAACGCTTCGCCGCCACACAACGCACTTAAATCGGGCGCACCCTCCCAGCCGGCGTCGAAGAGCATACGCCACGCCGCGGGGGTCGCCTGCATCACAGTTATCTTCTGATGGGATAGATACCGCTGTAATCCAATAACACTGGTTCCGTGAGCAACAACGACGTTAGCTCCCACGGCCAGTGGCAGATAGAGTTCCAGCCCCGCAATGTCGAAAGAGATCGTCGTGATCGCGAGGAGTGAATCGCGCTCTGTGAGGCCCGATACATCTAAAAGAGCGCGTAGAACATTGAGAACACTTGCATGCTCGACCATGACGCCCTTAGGCGTGCCGGTGGATCCCGATGTGTAGATGACATAGGCGAGATTGCGGGCTGTCAGGCCGAGGGCATGCGGGTCGGGATCGTCAGCGGACTGGTCGGCCCAAGCGGGCATGGCCGCATCGAGATCGACCGCGCTCAGATCGGCGATTGCCTCGGCGCCCAACGCCGCGCGGCCGGCGGCGTCGCAAAGCAGCAGCCGCGGGCCGGCATCGTCGAGCAACTGCCGCAGCCGTTCGCCGGGATAGGCCGGGTCGAGCGGCACATAGGCGCCGCCGGCCTTGAGGATCGCCAGCAGTCCCACCACCATCGCCGGGCTGCGCTCGACGCAGATCGCCACTGGCTGGTCCGGCCTCACCCCGAGCCCGATCAGATGATGGGCCAGCCGGTTGGCATCGGCATTGAGCGCGCCATAGGAGATCGACTGCTCTTCGAAGACCAGTGCGACCGCGTCGGGCACCCGGCGCACCTGCGCCTCGAACAGCGCATGCACGCAAAGATCCGACGGATAGTCCGCTTCCGTCCGGTTCAACTCCTCCAGCAGGTAGCTGCGCTCCTCAGCCGGAAGAATGTCGAGCTCGCGCACCGGCCTATCGGGCGCTTGCTCCAGCGCGTCGACCAGTTGCTCGAGCGCCCGCTGCATATAGCCGCAGATCCGATCGGCGGAGATCGGTTCGACCGCATCCGCCGTGAGCCCCAGCTCCTGACCAAAATCATCCACCGACAATGTCAGCGGGTAGTTGGTCCGTTCCTCGTCCCCCAGCCATTCCATGCCGGACAGCACGTCGCTTGTTCCCTCGCCGGCCATGGCCGGCGTGTTGTGGCGATAGTTCAGCAGCGCACTGAACAGTGGCGCTGGTGCGGCAATATCGCTGCAGCGTTGCGCCAATGCCAGCGAGGCATGCTCGTGTGAGAGCAATTCGGCCAGACGGGCGTGGGCGATACGCACACTTTCCTCGACCCCGGTCTCATCCAGATCCAGCCGCAACGGCAAGGTATTCATGAACAAGCCCATGGCACGGTCGGCGCCGGCACCCGCATGCATGCGGCCGAACAGCACCGTGCCGAACACCACCTGCTCGCGCCCGCTGCTCAGCGCCACCACCTGGGCCCAGGCCAGATGGCAAAGGCTAGCCAGACTCACCCCCAGCCGCCGCGCCTGGTGGCGCAGCCGATCGTTGAGCGCCTGCGGCAGCATCCGCCGTGCCTCGCGGGATCCGCGGCCGTCGCCGTAGACCTCGCTCAGAGCGAACGGCAGGGTCGGCTCGTCGATGTCGGCCAGCATCTCCCGGAAGAACGCTTCATGCGCTTTGGCATCCATGCCAAGCCGCGCCTGCGCCACCAGGTTGCGGAACGGCTGCGGCGCTGCAAGCTCATGCGCGCGCCCCTGCAGCACGGCCCGGACCTCGGCATGCATCACTTCGGCCGTCGTATGATCGCCGATCAGATGGTGCTGCAACACCAAAAGCAGCCAGCGCCCACTGCCCGGTTCGCGCGCGATCACGAACCGCATCAGCGGCGCCCGGCCAAGGTCGAGACGGTACTGGCGCGGATCGAACCGCCGCCTGAGCTCATCGGCGCCGGAACCATCACAGCCCTCCAGCTCGACCTCGAGCACATCCAAGGCCGCCTTGCGCCAGACAACCTGCGCCGGGCTCGACAGACCCTCCCAGACAAAGGCCGTGCGCAGAATGTCGTGGCGGTCGACCACCTGTTGAACCGCAGCAAGGTAGCGATCGAGCACACCCCGCTCGGCAAAGGCCATCTGCGACATCAGGAGATAGGGGTCACCCTGGGTTGCCAGCAAATGATGGAACAGAATGCCGTCCTGCAGCGGCGACAGGCCATAGATATCCTGGATATTGCCGACGCCGCCGGGCACCGTCGACACGATCCGGTCGATCTCCGGTTGGGTAAGATCGATCAGCGGCAGCATCTGCGGCGTGATCGCCGTACTCTGTTCCGTGATCGGGTTGGCAGGCACCGCCACCTCCCGGTGGCTGCCAAGACTGGCGGCCAGATCGGCAAGCATCGGCTTTGCAAATACGGTGCGAACCTCGACCCCGAGCGACAGCCGCCGCAGACGCTCCATCATTTGAACGGCCAACAATGAGTGGCCGCCGAGCTCGAAGAAGTTGTCGTGGCGCCCGACCTGCTCGACGCCGAGAAGCTCGGCCCAGATCCCGGCCAGCAGCGTCTCGATCTCGCCCTGCGGCGCCTCGTAGGCCCGACGCGCATAGGCATCGTCGTCGGGGACCGGCAGCGCCTTGCGGTCGAGC from Sinorhizobium meliloti harbors:
- a CDS encoding ParB N-terminal domain-containing protein, whose protein sequence is MRYYLLQPNDLTPTEEVDCRQVLELEEEILQAKFWKTPIAVHKGELFVMDGHHRLAVAKRLQLRILPAMLLDYRGVRVEAWRLGEVVTPEIILAMARSGRKFPAKTTKHVFDSQFPECKIPLSDLGYDRDNGS